One window from the genome of Alnus glutinosa chromosome 13, dhAlnGlut1.1, whole genome shotgun sequence encodes:
- the LOC133854836 gene encoding uncharacterized protein LOC133854836 isoform X2, whose product MEQFRHIGEVLGSLKALMVLQEDIQFNHCQCYMLLDIFCLAFDTIAEEIRQNLKLEEKNKKWKALEQPLRELYRVFKEGELYIKHCLDAKDWWGKAISLHRNKDSVEFHIHNLFCYFPAVIEAIENAGEIAGLDEGEMQKRRVVLTKKYAKEWNDLQLFQWKFGKQYLVARGIVNRLDSAWREDRWRLIESLKEKRSSVSAELTKNEHRLGDLLLKKLNGPEQFNGKLFPSSILLGGKDYHVRRRLGGGGQYKEIQWLGESFVLRHFYGEVESLSSEISNLLSLSHPNILQYLCGFYDEEKKECLLVMELMSKDVCSYLKENCGSRRKILFSLSVVVDIMLQIARGMEYLHSRKIFHGDLNPSNVLLKARNSTEGYFLAKVSGFGLSSVKSSPTFRNSPKQNTEQNSTNPFIWHAPEVLAEQEQPGSASASKYTEKADVYSFGMLCFELLTGKVPFEDSHLQGEKMSRNIRAGERPLFPIPAPKYLVNLTKKCWQTDPSQRPTFSSICRILRYIKKFLAMNPDNGQPDDLQSPSVDFCDIEALFVKKFPAEGDGDLASVSQIPFEMFAYKLAEKDKTCMSIEDKCWVPASDAASISRDDNLSEVDDQLIPASDAGSIFFDEMSICSEAPLKKNLTPKKRPDLKMRKNAPVELLSQEQQKHNHQDLHKHNPH is encoded by the exons ATGGAACAATTCCGGCATATTGGAGAGGTTCTGGGAAGTTTGAAGGCTCTAATGGTGTTGCAAGAAGACATTCAATTCAATCATTGCCAGTGTTATATGCTGCTTGACATTTTCTGTTTGGCATTCGACACGATTGCGGAGGAGATAAGGCAGAACCTGAAGTTGGAagagaagaacaagaaatgGAAAGCCCTTGAGCAGCCTTTGAGAGAGCTCTACAGGGTTTTCAAAGAAGGGGAGCTATACATCAAGCATTGCTTGGATGCAAAGGATTGGTGGGGAAAAGCAATCAGTCTCCATCGGAACAAAGACTCTGTTGAGTTTCACATCCACAACTTGTTCTGCTACTTCCCGGCCGTAATCGAGGCAATCGAGAATGCCGGAGAGATTGCGGGACTCGATGAGGGTGAGATGCAAAAGAGGAGAGTCGTGCTCACAAAGAAGTACGCTAAGGAGTGGAATGATCTGCAGCTTTTCCAGTGGAAATTTGGGAAGCAGTATTTGGTGGCTCGAGGAATTGTCAACCGTTTGGATAGTGCTTGGAGGGAAGATAGATGGAGGCTTATTGAATCACTCAAGGAGAAGAGAAGTTCTGTGTCAGCTGAATTGACAAAAAATGAACACCGGCTTGGAGACTTGCTGCTGAAGAAACTAAATGGGCCTGAGCAATTCAACGGGAAACTCTTCCCAAGTTCAATTTTGTTAGGAGGAAAGGATTACCATGTTCGGCGCCGGTTAGGTGGAGGAGGCCAGTATAAGGAGATTCAATGGCTGGGGGAAAGCTTTGTTTTGAGGCACTTCTATGGAGAGGTTGAGTCTTTGAGTTCTGAGATTTCCAATCTCCTTTCGCTTTCCCACCCCAACATATTGCAATACCTTTGTGGCTTTTATGACGAGGAGAAGAAAGAATGCTTGCTTGTGATGGAGTTGATGAGCAAGGATGTTTGCTCCTACTTGAAGGAGAATTGTGGCTCAAGGAGAAAGattctgttctctctctctgttgttGTTGATATCATGCTTCAGATTGCAAGAGGCATGGAGTATCTCCACTCTAGGAAGATCTTTCATGGAGATCTGAACCCTTCTAATGTTCTTCTCAAAGCAAGGAACTCCACTGAAGGTTATTTTCTAGCAAAAGTCTCTGGTTTTGGTCTGTCGTCAGTCAAGAGTAGTCCTACTTTTCGAAACtcaccaaaacaaaacacagaACAGAATTCAACAAACCCATTTATTTGGCATGCGCCTGAAGTTCTGGCTGAGCAAGAGCAGCCAGGAAGTGCCTCTGCTTCCAAATACACTGAGAAAGCAGATGTCTACAGCTTTGGGATGCTTTGCTTTGAGCTCTTGACAGGGAAAGTTCCTTTTGAAGACAGCCATCTTCAAGGAGAGAAGATGAGTCGAAATATCAGAGCAGGGGAAAGACCTCTCTTCCCAATCCCAGCACCTAAATACCTTGTCAACTTGACCAAGAAATGCTGGCAAACTGACCCATCTCAGCGCCCAACTTTCTCATCCATTTGCAGGATTTTACGCTACATTAAGAAATTCCTTGCCATGAACCCTGACAATGGCCAGCCTGATGATCTTCAATCACCTTCTGTAGACTTTTGTGACATAGAGGCCTTGTTCGTGAAGAAATTTCCTGCAGAGGGGGATGGTGATCTTGCCTCAGTATCTCAAATTCCGTTTGAGATGTTTGCTTATAAACTAGCCGAGAAGGATAAGACTTGCATGAGCATTGAAGACAAGTGTTGGGTTCCAGCAAGTGATGCAGCCTCCATTAGCAGAGATGATAACTTGTCTGAAGTGGATGATCAATTGATACCAGCTAGCGATGCAGGTTCAATCTTTTTCGATGAGATGTCAATTTGTTCCGAGGCTCCATTGAAGAAAAATCTAACCCCAAAGAAACGTCCAGATCTAAAGATGAGAAAAAATGCCCCAG TTGAATTGCTCTCACAGGAACAGCAAAAGCACAATCACCAAGATCTTCACAAGCACAATCCCCATTGA
- the LOC133854836 gene encoding uncharacterized protein LOC133854836 isoform X1: protein MEQFRHIGEVLGSLKALMVLQEDIQFNHCQCYMLLDIFCLAFDTIAEEIRQNLKLEEKNKKWKALEQPLRELYRVFKEGELYIKHCLDAKDWWGKAISLHRNKDSVEFHIHNLFCYFPAVIEAIENAGEIAGLDEGEMQKRRVVLTKKYAKEWNDLQLFQWKFGKQYLVARGIVNRLDSAWREDRWRLIESLKEKRSSVSAELTKNEHRLGDLLLKKLNGPEQFNGKLFPSSILLGGKDYHVRRRLGGGGQYKEIQWLGESFVLRHFYGEVESLSSEISNLLSLSHPNILQYLCGFYDEEKKECLLVMELMSKDVCSYLKENCGSRRKILFSLSVVVDIMLQIARGMEYLHSRKIFHGDLNPSNVLLKARNSTEGYFLAKVSGFGLSSVKSSPTFRNSPKQNTEQNSTNPFIWHAPEVLAEQEQPGSASASKYTEKADVYSFGMLCFELLTGKVPFEDSHLQGEKMSRNIRAGERPLFPIPAPKYLVNLTKKCWQTDPSQRPTFSSICRILRYIKKFLAMNPDNGQPDDLQSPSVDFCDIEALFVKKFPAEGDGDLASVSQIPFEMFAYKLAEKDKTCMSIEDKCWVPASDAASISRDDNLSEVDDQLIPASDAGSIFFDEMSICSEAPLKKNLTPKKRPDLKMRKNAPGTAKAQSPRSSQAQSPLRKCGHSLKTSRGSKTPLSPVHPSIGRRTPLAMSPAHPSIGKRALLTMSPVHPSMERNGSDSAVLQGPQLN, encoded by the exons ATGGAACAATTCCGGCATATTGGAGAGGTTCTGGGAAGTTTGAAGGCTCTAATGGTGTTGCAAGAAGACATTCAATTCAATCATTGCCAGTGTTATATGCTGCTTGACATTTTCTGTTTGGCATTCGACACGATTGCGGAGGAGATAAGGCAGAACCTGAAGTTGGAagagaagaacaagaaatgGAAAGCCCTTGAGCAGCCTTTGAGAGAGCTCTACAGGGTTTTCAAAGAAGGGGAGCTATACATCAAGCATTGCTTGGATGCAAAGGATTGGTGGGGAAAAGCAATCAGTCTCCATCGGAACAAAGACTCTGTTGAGTTTCACATCCACAACTTGTTCTGCTACTTCCCGGCCGTAATCGAGGCAATCGAGAATGCCGGAGAGATTGCGGGACTCGATGAGGGTGAGATGCAAAAGAGGAGAGTCGTGCTCACAAAGAAGTACGCTAAGGAGTGGAATGATCTGCAGCTTTTCCAGTGGAAATTTGGGAAGCAGTATTTGGTGGCTCGAGGAATTGTCAACCGTTTGGATAGTGCTTGGAGGGAAGATAGATGGAGGCTTATTGAATCACTCAAGGAGAAGAGAAGTTCTGTGTCAGCTGAATTGACAAAAAATGAACACCGGCTTGGAGACTTGCTGCTGAAGAAACTAAATGGGCCTGAGCAATTCAACGGGAAACTCTTCCCAAGTTCAATTTTGTTAGGAGGAAAGGATTACCATGTTCGGCGCCGGTTAGGTGGAGGAGGCCAGTATAAGGAGATTCAATGGCTGGGGGAAAGCTTTGTTTTGAGGCACTTCTATGGAGAGGTTGAGTCTTTGAGTTCTGAGATTTCCAATCTCCTTTCGCTTTCCCACCCCAACATATTGCAATACCTTTGTGGCTTTTATGACGAGGAGAAGAAAGAATGCTTGCTTGTGATGGAGTTGATGAGCAAGGATGTTTGCTCCTACTTGAAGGAGAATTGTGGCTCAAGGAGAAAGattctgttctctctctctgttgttGTTGATATCATGCTTCAGATTGCAAGAGGCATGGAGTATCTCCACTCTAGGAAGATCTTTCATGGAGATCTGAACCCTTCTAATGTTCTTCTCAAAGCAAGGAACTCCACTGAAGGTTATTTTCTAGCAAAAGTCTCTGGTTTTGGTCTGTCGTCAGTCAAGAGTAGTCCTACTTTTCGAAACtcaccaaaacaaaacacagaACAGAATTCAACAAACCCATTTATTTGGCATGCGCCTGAAGTTCTGGCTGAGCAAGAGCAGCCAGGAAGTGCCTCTGCTTCCAAATACACTGAGAAAGCAGATGTCTACAGCTTTGGGATGCTTTGCTTTGAGCTCTTGACAGGGAAAGTTCCTTTTGAAGACAGCCATCTTCAAGGAGAGAAGATGAGTCGAAATATCAGAGCAGGGGAAAGACCTCTCTTCCCAATCCCAGCACCTAAATACCTTGTCAACTTGACCAAGAAATGCTGGCAAACTGACCCATCTCAGCGCCCAACTTTCTCATCCATTTGCAGGATTTTACGCTACATTAAGAAATTCCTTGCCATGAACCCTGACAATGGCCAGCCTGATGATCTTCAATCACCTTCTGTAGACTTTTGTGACATAGAGGCCTTGTTCGTGAAGAAATTTCCTGCAGAGGGGGATGGTGATCTTGCCTCAGTATCTCAAATTCCGTTTGAGATGTTTGCTTATAAACTAGCCGAGAAGGATAAGACTTGCATGAGCATTGAAGACAAGTGTTGGGTTCCAGCAAGTGATGCAGCCTCCATTAGCAGAGATGATAACTTGTCTGAAGTGGATGATCAATTGATACCAGCTAGCGATGCAGGTTCAATCTTTTTCGATGAGATGTCAATTTGTTCCGAGGCTCCATTGAAGAAAAATCTAACCCCAAAGAAACGTCCAGATCTAAAGATGAGAAAAAATGCCCCAG GAACAGCAAAAGCACAATCACCAAGATCTTCACAAGCACAATCCCCATTGAGAAAATGTGGTCACAGTTTGAAGACGAGCAGAGGTAGTAAGACACCATTGAGTCCTGTGCACCCAAGTATAGGAAGGAGGACACCGTTGGCTATGAGTCCCGCGCACCCAAGTATAGGAAAGAGGGCACTGTTGACTATGAGTCCTGTGCACCCCAGTATGGAAAGGAATGGCTCAGATTCTGCTGTCTTGCAGGGGCCTCAACTAAACTGA